One region of Oryza sativa Japonica Group chromosome 5, ASM3414082v1 genomic DNA includes:
- the LOC9269365 gene encoding uncharacterized protein has translation MAGKAATATAAEAAARVYPWREKLAKYKGELTKGVWGYWELGAWKPLGLSARKRARLRKEVLLAGEDWTYDPPRGEMRTKRKGHKCDRISAEKRANTVELMKKMPQMLLDYKKRRWEKKMKEEESGKS, from the exons ATGGccgggaaggcggcgacggcgacggcggcggaggcggcggcgagggtttaCCCGTGGAGGGAGAAGCTTGCAAAGTACAAGGGGGAGCTGACGAAGGGGGTGTGGGGGTACTGGGAGCTCGGGGCATGGAAGCCGCTCGGCCTCAGCGCCCGGAAGCGGGCGCGCCTCAGGAAGGaggtcctcctcgccggcgaggacTGGACCTACGACCCTCCCCGCGGCGAGATGCGCACCAAGCGGAAGGGCCACAAGTGCGACCGCATCTCCGCCGAGAA GCGTGCGAACACGGTTGAGCTGATGAAGAAGATGCCCCAGATGCTCCTTGACTACAAG aAACGTAGATGGGAGAAAAAGATGAAAGAGGAGGAGAGTGGAAAGAGCTGA
- the LOC4337610 gene encoding phragmoplastin interacting protein 1, whose protein sequence is MVLARKKLKQKLREVVLNPGGDAEGEVEAEEGVVSSSRSKRVRPKRPKKVMTPMEAVERRKLKREEQFRREVELRREERRKVKKEKRRIRRLMETEAAGEVGEAAAEEEEEEHEAETEGEEEAAAEEQVPAKVVEKRKPKSEPKVKNQKQLQVADHAVGSDDPVLSEESEKNAKKVYVGGIPYYSSEDDIRSFFEACGSITSVDCMTFPESGKFRGIAILTFKTDAAAQRALALDGADMGGFFLKIQPYKSVREKEDFAPKMIEGYNRVYVGNLAWDITEDDLKKFFSDCKISSIRFGTDKETGDFKGYVHVDFSEGTSVAVAMKLDQKVIKGRPVRIRCAVPKKDNQKLNGNANPDSSNNKIRICYECGTPGHISSSCPNKKASEAISDEKKANVDSVTASSKKRRTCYECGIPGHLSSACPNKKAGDAVSSDKGPDDETKSAPSITPEDNKIGEESNSAPSKKRRKCYECGIPGHLSSACPNKVAAVNSDMEKSYGGSSTIPSATSDGNKASDDTNPVPAKKKKRRTCYECGIAGHLASECPNKTT, encoded by the exons ATGGTGCTCGCGCGCAAGAAGCTCAAGCAGAAGCTCCGCGAGGTCGTCCTGAATCCCGGAGGAGATGCCgagggggaggtggaggcggaggagggggtcGTCTCCTCGTCCAGGTCCAAGCGGGTCCGGCCGAAGCGACCCAAGAAGGTGATGACTCCGATGGAGGCAGTGGAGAGGCGGAAGCTGAAGAGGGAGGAGCAGTTCAGGAGGGAGGTGGAgctgaggagggaggagaggaggaaggtgaagaaggagaagaggcgGATTAGGAGGTTGatggagacggaggcggcgggcgaagtgggtgaggcggcggcggaggaggaggaggaggaacatgaggcggaaacggagggtgaggaagaggcggcggcggaggagcaagTTCCGGCCAAGGTGGTTGAGAAACGCAAGCCCAAGTCGGAGCCCAAGGTGAAGAACCAGAAGCAGCTGCAAGTAGCTGACCATGCAGTTGGATCTGACGATCCCGTCTTGTCGGAGGAGAG CGAGAAAAATGCGAAGAAGGTGTATGTTGGGGGCATCCCATACTATTCCTCCGAGGATGACATAAGAAGTTTCTTTGAAGCATGTGGCAGCATCACATCAGTGGATTGCATGACATTTCCCGAGAGCGGGAAATTCAGGGGCATTGCCATTCTCACGTTTAAG ACTGATGCTGCCGCACAAAGGGCATTGGCTCTTGATGGTGCAGATAT GGgaggattttttttgaaaattcaacCATACAAATCTGTCCGTGAAAAGGAAGATTTTGCACCAAAGATGATAGAGGGATACAATAGGGTTTATGTTGGAAACCTGGCATGGGACATAACAGAGGATGACTTGAAGAAGTTCTTTTCTGATTGCAAAATCTCATCCATCCGATTCGGAACAGACAAGGAGACAGGTGATTTCAAAGGCTATGTGCATGTGGATTTTTCTGAGGGTACATCTGTTGCTGTTGCAATGAAGCTTGATCAGAAGGTGATTAAGGGGCGGCCAGTCAGAATTAGATGTGCTGTCCCCAAGAAGGACAATCAGAAGCTCAATGGCAATGCAAATCCAGATTCATCAAATAATAAGATACGGATTTGTTATGAATGTGGCACGCCTGGTCATATCTCTTCTTCTTGCCCTAATAAGAAGGCTTCTGAAGCCATTTCTGATGAAAAGAAGGCTAATGTTGACTCAGTCACAGCATCGTCAAAGAAAAGGCGGACATGCTATGAATGTGGCATTCCTGGCCATCTCTCATCGGCTTGCCCAAACAAGAAGGCCGGCGATGCTGTTTCTAGTGACAAGGGGCCTGATGATGAGACAAAGTCTGCACCATCTATCACTCCCGAGGATAATAAAATAGGTGAAGAATCAAATTCAGCTCCCTCCAAGAAGAGGCGGAAATGCTATGAATGCGGCATTCCTGGTCATCTCTCATCAGCTTGCCCCAACAAAGTTGCTGCAGTCAATTCTGACATGGAGAAATCTTATGGTGGCTCAAGTACTATACCTTCAGCCACTTCAGATGGAAATAAGGCTAGTGATGACACAAACCCTGTGCCTgcgaagaaaaagaagaggcgGACATGTTATGAATGTGGCATCGCTGGCCATCTCGCGTCGGAATGCCCAAACAAAACTACCTGA
- the LOC9271771 gene encoding transcription factor MYB48 isoform X2, which yields MDGAGGRPTGLKRTGKSCRLRWVNYLHPGLKRGRITADEERLILHLHSQWGSRWSRIARSLPGRTDNEIKNFWRTHMRKIAHHAKKKTNSPSPAPTTSSGSLSSSLTTATTTMATAAALQESSSCGGDDEAVDQLVAAATTPASQLLTMDYTMDQLWNDIAAAEADTSCYDAAAMASPPSPVWEFCTDYSLWRIDDEEYYKKMLDASQ from the exons ATGGACGGAGCAGGAGGACGTCCAACTG GTTTGAAGCGCACAGGCAAGAGCTGCCGTCTCCGGTGGGTGAACtacctccaccccggcctcaAGCGCGGCCGCATCACCGCCGACGAGGAGCGCCTCAtcctccacctccactcccAGTGGGGCAGCCGCTGGTCCCGCATCGCCCGCAGCCTCCCCGGCCGCACCGACAACGAGATCAAGAACTTCTGGCGAACCCACATGCGCAAGATCGCCCACCACGCCAAGAAGAAGACCAATTCaccatcgccggcgccgacgacctcctccgGTTCCTTGTCCTCCTCGCTcaccacggcgacgacgacgatggcgacggctgcGGCGCTGCAAGAAAgcagcagctgcggcggcgacgacgaggccgtcgaccagctggtggcggcggccaccacgCCGGCGAGCCAGCTGCTGACGATGGACTACACCATGGACCAGCTCTGGAACGACATCGCGGCGGCGGAAGCCGATACGAGCTGctacgacgcggcggcgatggcctcgccgccgtcgccggtctgGGAATTCTGCACCGACTACTCGCTGTGGAGGATCGACGACGAGGAGTACTACAAGAAGATGCTCGATGCCTCGCAATAG
- the LOC9271771 gene encoding myb-related protein MYBAS1-like isoform X1 produces the protein MVVKKAATMAEAEAEEEMMMRMMCGSGGNEMMKTKMKKKNREGEEEEEVSGGGRMRKGPWTEQEDVQLVWFVRLFGERRWDFLAKVSGLKRTGKSCRLRWVNYLHPGLKRGRITADEERLILHLHSQWGSRWSRIARSLPGRTDNEIKNFWRTHMRKIAHHAKKKTNSPSPAPTTSSGSLSSSLTTATTTMATAAALQESSSCGGDDEAVDQLVAAATTPASQLLTMDYTMDQLWNDIAAAEADTSCYDAAAMASPPSPVWEFCTDYSLWRIDDEEYYKKMLDASQ, from the exons ATGGTGGTGAagaaggcggcgacgatggcggaggcggaagcggaggaggagatgatgatgaggatgatgtgTGGTTCAGGAGGCAACgagatgatgaagacgaagatgaagaagaagaatagagaaggggaagaagaagaagaagtaagTGGAGGAGGTAGGATGAGGAAGGGGCCATGGACGGAGCAGGAGGACGTCCAACTGGTATGGTTCGTGCGCTTGTTCGGGGAACGTCGTTGGGATTTCTTAGCAAAGGTCTCAG GTTTGAAGCGCACAGGCAAGAGCTGCCGTCTCCGGTGGGTGAACtacctccaccccggcctcaAGCGCGGCCGCATCACCGCCGACGAGGAGCGCCTCAtcctccacctccactcccAGTGGGGCAGCCGCTGGTCCCGCATCGCCCGCAGCCTCCCCGGCCGCACCGACAACGAGATCAAGAACTTCTGGCGAACCCACATGCGCAAGATCGCCCACCACGCCAAGAAGAAGACCAATTCaccatcgccggcgccgacgacctcctccgGTTCCTTGTCCTCCTCGCTcaccacggcgacgacgacgatggcgacggctgcGGCGCTGCAAGAAAgcagcagctgcggcggcgacgacgaggccgtcgaccagctggtggcggcggccaccacgCCGGCGAGCCAGCTGCTGACGATGGACTACACCATGGACCAGCTCTGGAACGACATCGCGGCGGCGGAAGCCGATACGAGCTGctacgacgcggcggcgatggcctcgccgccgtcgccggtctgGGAATTCTGCACCGACTACTCGCTGTGGAGGATCGACGACGAGGAGTACTACAAGAAGATGCTCGATGCCTCGCAATAG